A portion of the Paucilactobacillus hokkaidonensis JCM 18461 genome contains these proteins:
- a CDS encoding phage tail domain-containing protein: MSKPKLYIKPEDADEFDISEVVSGLEFLGDDENPAPVNTYQQLTGLDGELDVSQTYDKNVINAKFWLHFGDWYDYKLTKHDVFRMLSSRKRLRIRTDAEPAIVKYVRVVPFEIAPVENGAHDALFTVSFDNPSGYKYSLARSDNLYTYDAELWQIGMNLPNGEDLNYHFTTTNFQVYNASDVTIDPYWQHHDLKIICQFSGNSLKLTNTTNSTEWEYQKSATKSDTIIKDGITTTLNGSLASGNTDFGDIILEPGWNEISVTGTTDVDITFSFPFIYLG, translated from the coding sequence TTGAGTAAACCAAAGCTGTATATTAAGCCAGAAGATGCAGATGAGTTCGATATTTCCGAAGTAGTTTCTGGCCTTGAATTTTTGGGCGACGATGAAAATCCAGCTCCAGTTAACACGTATCAACAATTAACAGGACTAGATGGCGAACTGGACGTCTCACAGACCTATGATAAGAACGTCATTAATGCTAAGTTTTGGCTTCATTTCGGCGATTGGTATGACTACAAACTAACCAAGCATGATGTTTTTAGAATGCTTAGTTCGCGGAAGCGATTGAGGATTCGTACGGACGCTGAACCGGCTATTGTTAAATACGTAAGGGTTGTTCCTTTTGAGATTGCTCCAGTTGAAAATGGTGCCCATGATGCGCTGTTTACAGTTTCTTTCGATAATCCAAGCGGCTATAAATATTCCTTAGCCCGTTCGGACAACTTGTATACTTATGACGCTGAATTATGGCAAATTGGTATGAATCTGCCTAACGGCGAGGATCTGAATTACCATTTCACAACAACAAATTTCCAAGTTTACAACGCGAGTGACGTCACAATAGATCCGTATTGGCAACACCACGATTTAAAAATTATTTGTCAATTTTCAGGAAATAGTTTGAAATTGACGAACACTACTAATAGCACGGAGTGGGAGTACCAGAAATCAGCTACTAAGTCCGATACCATTATTAAAGATGGGATTACAACAACCCTCAACGGGAGCCTCGCGAGTGGTAACACCGACTTCGGCGACATCATACTGGAACCGGGTTGGAACGAAATATCTGTTACAGGCACGACAGATGTTGACATCACATTTTCATTCCCGTTTATTTATCTTGGCTAG
- a CDS encoding DUF2977 domain-containing protein, whose translation MQVLTNDKNEIIGYAVTGSLTDAIIVDKVPDDFMANFKPSFYLLKDGVIIANPNYTAPKESVLATVPSTIETQLAALAYQQMTTQQTITYLQTQNAQMAYKLMTQGGATA comes from the coding sequence ATGCAGGTTTTAACTAATGATAAAAATGAAATCATCGGCTATGCAGTTACTGGCAGTTTAACAGATGCAATTATAGTCGATAAAGTACCGGACGACTTTATGGCAAACTTTAAGCCGTCTTTTTATTTACTAAAAGATGGTGTGATTATCGCGAATCCTAATTACACTGCACCCAAAGAATCTGTTCTTGCAACGGTACCATCAACGATTGAGACACAGTTAGCGGCACTAGCTTATCAGCAGATGACTACACAGCAGACAATCACTTATCTGCAAACGCAAAACGCACAAATGGCGTATAAGTTAATGACACAAGGAGGTGCGACAGCATGA
- a CDS encoding phage tail protein produces the protein MVTPTSATSYWNRVGTKYLLQARQMLTSHFHSRLFILASNSVNNKIIVQGWGSAYREPLNSVAWDSCSIQWEVNSTFQLQFTAYDDHSLAYSMLTNESSIFFQGEEWIVKTPLPDYSGMVNTNQVTATHAYFDVSRVHQWQTKTGTFSYSPNDVLAYWLNDNSLGYTYAVKGTFTNQPIENLGNGSGTDMISKIIETWPTAVVFPHGRQIVVYSADEWAQDLGNRINYIHDTTEIQMSPDSTSLFNEVMVYGATKDTDTNSDTDSDTTSYYFDPYIVKDEASIAKWGERPGADISDDRFTDKNSMDVYARTQLVTEPQFSISITMNDNTEPVPGEIRRTEIRNAGYSSNLQVVGYQWYPNSPGTQTTITLNTSAKSILDLQNSQSKMIAKAVKNSKQNSQLAITAQNTATKAYNSRIYGEKVGDSDY, from the coding sequence GTGGTAACACCGACTTCGGCGACATCATACTGGAACCGGGTTGGAACGAAATATCTGTTACAGGCACGACAGATGTTGACATCACATTTTCATTCCCGTTTATTTATCTTGGCTAGTAATAGTGTGAACAACAAGATCATTGTTCAAGGGTGGGGAAGTGCCTACCGTGAGCCTTTGAATAGTGTCGCTTGGGATTCATGTTCGATCCAATGGGAAGTCAACAGTACCTTTCAGCTACAATTTACTGCCTATGATGACCACTCATTAGCCTATAGTATGCTAACCAATGAAAGCAGCATCTTTTTTCAGGGGGAGGAATGGATCGTTAAGACGCCACTACCAGATTATTCAGGTATGGTTAACACTAATCAAGTGACCGCAACTCATGCGTATTTTGATGTGTCGCGGGTGCACCAATGGCAGACTAAGACGGGGACATTTTCTTACTCTCCCAATGATGTGCTGGCATATTGGCTTAATGACAATTCATTAGGGTATACGTATGCGGTCAAGGGAACATTTACTAATCAGCCTATTGAGAACCTCGGTAATGGATCGGGTACAGATATGATCAGTAAGATCATTGAGACATGGCCGACCGCAGTAGTCTTTCCACATGGCCGACAGATCGTTGTTTATTCGGCTGATGAGTGGGCTCAAGACTTAGGTAATCGCATTAATTACATTCACGACACCACAGAGATTCAGATGAGCCCCGATTCTACATCACTGTTCAACGAAGTCATGGTGTATGGGGCTACCAAAGATACTGATACCAATAGTGATACTGATTCAGATACAACGTCATATTACTTCGATCCCTACATTGTTAAGGATGAGGCTTCAATAGCTAAATGGGGTGAGCGCCCAGGAGCCGATATTAGCGATGATCGATTTACTGATAAGAACTCGATGGATGTCTATGCTAGAACTCAACTGGTAACGGAGCCACAGTTCAGTATTAGCATAACCATGAATGATAATACTGAACCTGTTCCGGGTGAGATTCGTCGAACAGAGATTCGGAATGCAGGATATTCGAGCAATTTACAAGTTGTGGGCTATCAGTGGTATCCAAACTCGCCGGGTACACAAACTACAATCACACTGAATACTAGTGCTAAAAGTATTCTGGACTTACAGAATTCCCAGTCCAAGATGATAGCCAAGGCGGTTAAGAACAGCAAGCAAAACTCCCAGTTAGCAATTACGGCACAAAATACGGCTACTAAGGCTTACAACTCAAGAATATACGGTGAAAAGGTGGGTGATAGCGATTACTAA
- a CDS encoding XkdX family protein: MTFPDYDAIKGWFNLKLWTPEMVAKAVELKVITADQYKTITGDDYQAMAAASTTPTGTANVTPTS; this comes from the coding sequence ATGACTTTTCCAGATTACGATGCAATTAAAGGTTGGTTTAATTTAAAGCTTTGGACGCCCGAAATGGTAGCTAAAGCGGTTGAACTCAAGGTGATCACAGCCGATCAATACAAGACAATTACCGGCGACGACTATCAAGCAATGGCGGCGGCTTCTACGACACCGACTGGCACAGCTAACGTAACGCCTACATCCTAG
- a CDS encoding phage holin: MKINWNIRLKSKKYWLTVITPVVVVIAGRVIYCR; this comes from the coding sequence ATGAAGATTAATTGGAATATCCGACTAAAATCAAAAAAGTATTGGTTAACTGTGATCACACCAGTGGTCGTGGTGATTGCCGGTCGCGTTATTTATTGTAGATAA
- a CDS encoding metallophosphoesterase family protein — protein MSWKWPKLTLKDEPSPMQNVEFRRQKQFNWDALRGWALGLFNGFTDYSDSLDAKMSYFDKQFDDQMSAATDGDKNLSEIVDARDSRKYGDFATIGKRLDKIENLGINLAADSVISGEVSDDDKVTLDAIKKALDPAKFNLLFFTDAHYGKWGSNPERANNTSINHLANALYLDDSVDVIVAGGDNIDGWTDSLVGLLNEHSEFARKLLFGGGNRADRFTLKGNHDDGSGRILQYIEGDYDYIKWRDGALGYSAAIPTVISDDQLKQLYHTGDLLFNEHRVADSLYFYKDYPDKKVRLIGLDSNDGPEVLDDKGLPKYFAIKHMGYQQAQIDWLANTALTGVPDDYVVMVVGHIPAAAVGSDQNNQTLINQILNAFQSGQAIHALSTDVDWPVDVSANYSAQGSRTVVAYVNGHLHQEFLTQNLGFTSVSVTSSINDGRDGTPYDGKTNIDGWDVISIDRDNAKINITGFGRAKNRSAQYGIAGGASK, from the coding sequence ATGAGCTGGAAATGGCCAAAACTAACACTAAAAGACGAGCCAAGCCCCATGCAGAATGTGGAATTTCGACGACAGAAACAGTTTAACTGGGACGCACTACGTGGCTGGGCGTTGGGTTTGTTCAATGGATTCACGGATTATTCCGATAGTTTAGATGCTAAGATGTCATATTTTGATAAGCAATTTGACGATCAGATGAGTGCCGCTACTGATGGCGACAAAAATTTGTCAGAAATTGTTGATGCTCGAGACAGTCGAAAATATGGTGACTTTGCTACTATTGGTAAACGACTAGATAAAATTGAAAATTTAGGTATAAATCTTGCTGCTGATAGTGTTATTAGTGGTGAGGTGAGCGATGATGACAAAGTCACTTTGGATGCTATCAAAAAAGCTTTAGATCCAGCAAAATTTAACTTGCTATTTTTCACTGACGCGCATTACGGAAAATGGGGTTCTAATCCAGAACGGGCAAATAACACTTCGATTAATCATCTTGCCAATGCGCTTTATTTAGACGATAGCGTTGATGTAATAGTGGCGGGTGGTGACAACATCGACGGCTGGACTGATTCACTTGTTGGGCTGCTGAATGAACATAGCGAATTTGCCCGGAAACTACTTTTTGGCGGTGGCAATCGCGCTGACAGATTTACGCTCAAAGGAAACCATGATGATGGTAGTGGCAGGATTCTGCAATATATCGAAGGGGATTACGACTACATTAAATGGCGCGATGGGGCTTTAGGCTATTCGGCTGCAATTCCTACCGTGATTAGTGACGACCAATTAAAGCAACTTTATCATACTGGCGATTTGCTTTTTAATGAGCATCGGGTTGCAGATAGCCTGTATTTTTACAAGGACTATCCGGATAAAAAGGTGCGGCTGATTGGGCTTGATTCTAATGACGGACCGGAAGTGCTAGATGACAAAGGCTTACCAAAATATTTTGCTATTAAGCACATGGGGTATCAGCAAGCCCAGATTGATTGGCTGGCCAACACGGCACTCACGGGGGTACCTGACGACTATGTGGTAATGGTAGTTGGCCATATTCCAGCCGCGGCAGTGGGCAGTGATCAGAACAACCAGACGCTTATCAACCAAATTCTAAATGCCTTTCAATCAGGCCAAGCTATCCATGCCTTGTCAACTGATGTGGATTGGCCCGTTGATGTGTCAGCTAACTATAGTGCACAGGGTTCACGAACGGTTGTTGCATATGTTAATGGCCATTTACATCAAGAATTTTTGACGCAGAATTTGGGTTTTACTAGTGTTTCAGTGACCTCATCAATCAATGATGGCAGGGACGGGACTCCTTACGACGGTAAGACGAACATTGATGGTTGGGATGTAATCAGCATCGACCGTGATAATGCCAAAATTAATATCACCGGCTTTGGCCGAGCGAAAAACCGTTCAGCACAATATGGAATCGCAGGGGGGGCTAGCAAATGA